The Brenneria rubrifaciens genome has a window encoding:
- the glgC gene encoding glucose-1-phosphate adenylyltransferase, translated as MVSNDKNDPLMLARQLPLKSVALILAGGRGTRLKELTAKRAKPAVHFGGKFRIIDFALSNCLNSGIRRIGVITQYQSHTLVQHIQRGWSFLNVEMNEFIDLLPAQQRNAAENWYRGTADAVCQNLDIIRRYRAEYVVILAGDHIYKMDYSRMLIDHVEKGAECTVACLPVPLKEACAFGVMSVDKQHRILDFAEKPQNPIPMPDNPDMALASMGIYVFNADYLYHMLEEDVCVTDSNHDFGQDLIPKIVAQHSAWAHPFTLSCVTSGESGHPYWRDVGTLEAYWQANLDLASVTPELDMYDRNWPIRSAIESLPPAKFVQDHSGSHGMTMNSLVSGGSIISGSVVTHSVLFPRVRVNSFCNIDSTLLLPDVTVGRSCRLRRCVIDRACQLPEGTIIGENAEEDSRRFYRSEEGVVLVTRTMLEKL; from the coding sequence ATGGTGAGTAATGATAAAAACGATCCTCTGATGCTGGCAAGACAATTACCGCTCAAGTCTGTGGCGCTAATTCTGGCAGGGGGCCGGGGAACGCGTTTGAAAGAGCTGACGGCCAAACGCGCCAAGCCCGCCGTGCATTTCGGCGGTAAATTCCGCATCATTGATTTTGCCCTGTCCAACTGCCTCAACTCCGGCATCCGGCGTATTGGGGTGATTACCCAGTATCAATCACACACGCTGGTGCAACATATTCAACGCGGCTGGTCTTTCCTGAATGTGGAAATGAACGAGTTTATCGATCTGCTGCCCGCACAGCAGCGTAACGCCGCCGAAAACTGGTATCGCGGCACCGCCGATGCGGTCTGTCAGAATCTGGATATCATTCGCCGCTATCGGGCGGAGTATGTGGTGATACTGGCAGGCGATCATATCTACAAGATGGATTATTCGCGCATGCTGATCGACCATGTGGAAAAAGGGGCGGAATGTACCGTGGCCTGTCTGCCGGTGCCGCTGAAAGAGGCCTGCGCCTTTGGTGTTATGAGCGTGGATAAACAGCACCGTATCCTCGATTTCGCGGAAAAACCGCAGAACCCGATCCCGATGCCGGATAACCCGGATATGGCGCTGGCAAGCATGGGGATCTATGTTTTTAATGCGGACTACCTTTATCACATGTTGGAAGAGGATGTCTGCGTGACGGATTCCAACCATGATTTCGGTCAGGATCTGATCCCGAAAATTGTCGCGCAGCATTCAGCCTGGGCGCATCCTTTTACGCTTTCGTGTGTAACCTCGGGTGAGAGCGGTCATCCCTACTGGCGGGATGTCGGTACGCTGGAGGCGTACTGGCAGGCGAACCTGGATTTGGCGTCCGTGACGCCGGAGCTGGACATGTATGACCGTAACTGGCCGATTCGCTCGGCGATTGAATCATTACCGCCGGCCAAATTTGTGCAGGATCACTCCGGCAGCCACGGCATGACCATGAACTCGCTGGTTTCAGGCGGCAGCATTATTTCCGGTTCGGTGGTGACCCATTCGGTGCTGTTTCCTCGCGTCCGGGTAAATTCGTTTTGCAATATTGATTCAACACTGCTGTTGCCGGACGTCACCGTCGGGCGTTCCTGCCGCCTGCGCCGCTGCGTCATTGACCGCGCCTGCCAACTCCCGGAAGGCACGATCATTGGCGAAAACGCGGAAGAAGACAGCCGCCGTTTTTATCGCTCGGAAGAAGGGGTGGTGCTGGTGACAAGGACGATGCTGGAAAAACTGTAA
- the glgA gene encoding glycogen synthase GlgA → MRVLHVCSELFPLLKTGGLADVAGALPAAQLAAGTDARVLLPAFPDLKKGIASTQVVRELDTFAGHVTLLFGQFNGVGIYLIDAPDLYGRAGSPYHDPALHAYGDNYLRFALLGWMACELACGLDHYWRPAIVHAHDWHAGLACAYLAARNRPAKSVFTVHNLAYQGLFDARHMAELQLPPDFFQVFGLEFHGQISYLKAGLYYADHVTTVSPTYAHEITLPEFGYGMEGLLKSREEAGRLSGILNGVDDAIWNPAHDHLLISHYNRDVLVNKAENKRHLQTAMGLKINDKAPIFAIVSRLTSQKGLDIALSAVPDLLDQGGQLVVLGAGDADLQQGFLAAAAEYHGQVGVQIGYHEAFSHRIIGGADVIMVPSRFEPCGLTQLYGLKYGTLPLVRRTGGLADTVSDCSLENLADGLASGFVFNDCNVGSLSRAIRRVFVLWSRPTLWRYVQRQAMAMDFSWKVAAQSYQTLYQRLC, encoded by the coding sequence ATGCGGGTATTACATGTTTGTTCAGAACTCTTTCCATTATTGAAAACCGGCGGGCTGGCGGATGTCGCCGGGGCGCTTCCTGCCGCGCAGCTTGCCGCCGGGACGGATGCCAGGGTGCTGTTGCCGGCGTTTCCCGATCTGAAAAAGGGTATCGCCAGTACGCAGGTCGTGCGTGAGCTGGATACTTTCGCCGGGCATGTCACGTTGCTGTTCGGCCAATTCAACGGGGTCGGTATTTATCTGATCGACGCGCCGGATTTGTATGGCCGTGCCGGAAGCCCTTATCACGATCCCGCTTTGCATGCCTATGGGGATAACTATTTACGCTTTGCGCTGCTGGGCTGGATGGCCTGTGAGCTGGCCTGTGGGCTGGATCATTACTGGCGGCCGGCTATCGTGCATGCCCATGACTGGCACGCGGGATTGGCCTGCGCCTACCTTGCCGCCCGCAATCGTCCGGCGAAATCGGTGTTTACCGTCCATAATCTCGCGTATCAGGGGTTGTTTGACGCCCGTCATATGGCGGAGCTTCAACTTCCGCCGGATTTTTTTCAGGTCTTCGGGCTGGAATTCCACGGACAGATCTCCTATCTCAAAGCGGGGCTGTATTACGCCGATCATGTCACTACCGTCAGCCCGACCTATGCCCATGAAATCACTTTGCCGGAATTCGGCTATGGCATGGAGGGGTTACTGAAATCCCGCGAAGAAGCAGGGCGGTTGTCCGGCATTCTCAACGGGGTGGACGATGCGATCTGGAATCCGGCGCATGATCATTTATTGATCAGCCACTACAATCGAGATGTATTGGTGAATAAAGCCGAGAATAAACGGCATCTGCAAACGGCAATGGGGCTGAAGATCAATGATAAGGCGCCGATATTCGCCATCGTCAGCCGGCTGACTAGCCAAAAAGGTCTGGATATTGCGCTGAGCGCCGTACCGGACCTGCTGGATCAAGGAGGACAACTGGTGGTGCTGGGGGCGGGCGATGCGGATTTGCAGCAGGGATTTCTGGCCGCCGCCGCAGAGTACCACGGCCAGGTCGGGGTACAGATCGGCTACCATGAGGCGTTTTCACACCGCATCATCGGCGGCGCGGACGTGATCATGGTGCCGAGCCGGTTTGAACCCTGCGGCCTGACGCAGCTCTACGGGCTGAAGTACGGCACGTTGCCGCTGGTGCGCCGGACGGGGGGGCTGGCCGATACGGTATCGGACTGTTCGCTGGAAAATCTGGCGGACGGGCTGGCGAGCGGGTTTGTATTTAACGATTGTAATGTGGGATCGCTTTCCAGAGCGATTCGCCGCGTGTTTGTGTTGTGGTCACGTCCTACACTGTGGCGTTATGTCCAGCGTCAGGCGATGGCAATGGACTTTAGCTGGAAGGTGGCCGCGCAGTCTTATCAGACGCTATATCAACGCTTGTGTTAG